Proteins from a genomic interval of Caulobacter rhizosphaerae:
- the kdgD gene encoding 5-dehydro-4-deoxyglucarate dehydratase has protein sequence MSRMTPSEMARQIGGGLLSFPVTPFDAQHQFAEAPYREHCAWMLEHELAGLFAAGGTGEFFSLTPPEVARVVRAAVEETAGKIPVVAGCGYGTAIAVDLAKAAHTAGADGLLLLPPYLMNSTQEGLAAHVEAVCKATPLGVIVYNRDNAILTEDTLERLCERNPNLVGFKDGVGDIELMMRVYARMGDRLTYVGGLPTAETFALPYLEMGVTTYSSAIFNFMPEWALSFYKAVRAQDRTAVMAGLRDFVLPYIALRNRGRGYAVSIVKAGMKVVGRDAGPVRTPLTDLSPAELAELEVLIRRAQGQA, from the coding sequence ATGAGCAGAATGACGCCGTCCGAAATGGCCCGGCAGATCGGCGGAGGGTTGCTGTCGTTCCCCGTCACCCCTTTCGACGCCCAGCACCAGTTCGCCGAGGCGCCGTATCGCGAACACTGCGCCTGGATGCTTGAGCATGAGCTGGCGGGCCTGTTCGCGGCCGGCGGCACCGGCGAGTTCTTTTCCCTGACCCCTCCGGAGGTGGCCCGGGTGGTCAGGGCCGCCGTGGAGGAGACGGCCGGCAAGATCCCGGTCGTCGCCGGCTGCGGCTACGGCACGGCCATCGCCGTGGACCTGGCCAAGGCGGCCCACACAGCCGGCGCCGATGGCCTGCTGCTGCTGCCGCCCTATCTGATGAACTCCACCCAGGAAGGGCTGGCGGCCCATGTCGAGGCGGTCTGCAAGGCCACGCCGTTGGGGGTGATCGTCTACAATCGCGACAACGCCATTCTGACCGAGGACACGCTCGAAAGGCTGTGCGAGCGCAACCCCAACCTGGTGGGTTTCAAGGATGGCGTGGGCGACATCGAGCTGATGATGCGGGTCTATGCCCGGATGGGCGATCGCCTGACCTATGTCGGCGGTCTCCCGACCGCCGAGACCTTCGCCCTGCCCTATCTGGAGATGGGCGTGACCACCTATTCCTCGGCGATCTTCAACTTCATGCCGGAATGGGCGCTCTCCTTCTACAAGGCGGTGCGGGCCCAGGACCGGACGGCGGTGATGGCCGGCCTGCGCGACTTCGTGCTGCCCTACATCGCCCTGCGCAACCGCGGTCGCGGCTATGCGGTCTCGATCGTCAAGGCCGGCATGAAGGTGGTCGGCCGCGACGCCGGCCCGGTCCGCACGCCCCTGACCGACCTGAGCCCCGCCGAGCTGGCCGAGCTGGAGGTGCTTATCCGGCGCGCCCAGGGCCAGGCCTAG
- a CDS encoding carboxylesterase/lipase family protein produces MTTHRRAVLAAAAATLAAATGARAAIEGPIAATRYGRVRGVEVDGIKVFKGVRYGADTAPRRFRPALPPEPWTGVADALAYGPASPQLKTAEAVSEDCLFLNVWTPALDGKKRPVMVYVHGGAHASGSGSDPLYDGVRLARRGDVVVVTVNHRLNVFGYCYLAELGGPDLADSGNVGNLDLVMALEWVRDNIAAFGGDPGNVTAFGQSGGGAKVVTLMAMPVAKGLFHKAATMSGQHVTAMGPIHATIRARTFMEALGLRPDQVDVLRALPAERLVAALKTPDPLECKGSILFWSVMDGGVLPRHPFYPDAPRQSAQIPMIIGNTHDETRAFLGGDPRNFALTWEELPQRLGPELVLDVAPRQVIARYRELYPHYTPSEVFFAATTAGRSWPGHLIQAEQRARIGAPAWMYQLDFGSPLDGGKLRAFHSFDIALVFDNLGAPGSKTGTGPAARAVARQMSEAFLAFARTGDPNCAAIPAWGKYELPKRATMVFDETSMMVDDPRREERELFAVAPFLKEGT; encoded by the coding sequence ATGACCACCCATCGCCGCGCCGTCCTGGCGGCCGCCGCCGCGACCCTGGCCGCCGCGACCGGAGCGCGGGCCGCCATTGAAGGTCCGATCGCCGCCACCCGCTACGGCAGGGTGCGCGGCGTCGAGGTGGACGGGATCAAGGTCTTCAAGGGCGTGCGCTACGGCGCCGACACCGCCCCGCGCCGGTTCAGGCCCGCCCTGCCGCCCGAGCCGTGGACGGGGGTGGCGGACGCCCTGGCCTACGGGCCGGCCAGCCCGCAGTTGAAGACGGCGGAGGCCGTCAGCGAGGACTGCCTGTTCCTCAATGTCTGGACCCCGGCGCTGGATGGGAAGAAGCGGCCGGTGATGGTCTATGTTCACGGCGGGGCCCACGCCAGCGGCTCGGGCTCGGATCCGCTCTATGATGGCGTAAGACTGGCCCGGCGCGGTGACGTGGTGGTGGTGACCGTCAATCACCGGCTCAACGTGTTCGGCTATTGTTACCTCGCCGAGCTGGGCGGGCCGGACCTGGCCGACAGCGGCAATGTCGGCAACCTCGACCTGGTGATGGCCCTGGAATGGGTTCGCGACAACATCGCCGCGTTCGGGGGCGATCCCGGCAACGTCACCGCCTTCGGCCAGTCGGGCGGCGGGGCCAAGGTCGTGACCCTGATGGCCATGCCGGTCGCCAAGGGCCTGTTTCACAAGGCCGCGACCATGAGCGGCCAGCACGTGACCGCCATGGGTCCGATCCACGCGACGATCCGCGCCAGGACGTTCATGGAGGCGCTGGGCCTGCGTCCCGACCAGGTCGACGTCCTGCGCGCTCTGCCGGCCGAGCGGCTGGTGGCCGCGCTGAAGACGCCCGACCCGCTGGAGTGCAAGGGCTCGATCCTCTTCTGGTCGGTGATGGACGGCGGGGTGCTGCCGCGCCATCCGTTCTATCCGGACGCGCCCCGGCAAAGCGCCCAGATCCCGATGATCATCGGCAACACCCACGACGAGACCCGCGCCTTCCTCGGCGGCGATCCCCGGAACTTTGCCCTGACTTGGGAGGAGCTGCCGCAGCGTCTGGGGCCGGAGCTGGTGCTGGACGTCGCGCCGCGCCAGGTGATCGCCCGCTATCGCGAGCTCTATCCGCACTATACGCCGTCCGAGGTGTTCTTCGCCGCCACCACGGCGGGGCGTTCGTGGCCGGGCCACCTGATCCAGGCCGAGCAGCGGGCGAGGATCGGCGCGCCGGCCTGGATGTACCAGCTGGACTTCGGCTCGCCGCTCGACGGCGGCAAGCTGCGGGCGTTCCACAGCTTCGACATCGCCCTGGTGTTCGACAATCTGGGCGCGCCGGGCTCCAAGACCGGCACGGGGCCGGCCGCCCGCGCCGTGGCCCGCCAGATGAGCGAGGCCTTCCTGGCCTTCGCCCGGACCGGCGACCCCAACTGCGCGGCGATCCCGGCGTGGGGCAAGTACGAGCTGCCAAAGCGGGCGACGATGGTGTTCGACGAGACTTCGATGATGGTCGACGATCCGCGCAGGGAAGAGCGTGAGTTGTTCGCTGTCGCGCCCTTCCTGAAAGAGGGAACCTAG
- a CDS encoding TonB-dependent receptor: protein MTSRDTSNLRTILRCGASSLAVSLAVAAGAAHAQDAAPPALSQAIEPDNAVEEVVVTGFRASLASAINVKRNASGVVDAIKAEDIAQFPDLNLAESLQRIPGVAISRINGEGRQISVRGLGSEYTRVRINGMEAITTTGGTANSGGTNRGRGFDFNIFASDLFNSIAVRKTASADVEEGSLGATVDLNTARPFDSGKPQLVLSAQASYNDLARKAGPRLSALASRTWRDGTIGALVSVAYEDRRLLEEGANITRWTYGGSNGGFNAASTLPGYTLAQINDTNPATAIYHPRIPAYVSYDIESKRLGASGSLQWKPTDNTTVSLDALYSYLAGTRKEAQLQAIGLSRSGTGKPQTIIRDGVVDANHNLVYARLDNVDLRTQSAYDELNTEFKQFTLSAEHRFTDRFKVGALAGYADSTFTQPVSTIITFDRANSQGYSYDFRDHRLPTIGLGFDPTNPVNWSAVNGTSEVRLRPQFVENQFTNGKLFGAYEFNDHLTLKAGIDFRKFEYDSYGQYRTSETVSQTLTPAQLAAVSKVYSGFGRNLGLPDGNATAWLVPDIDAYAKAYGIYSNTGIYALTNTNNSSARGQYGTVEEKDAGVYAEAEFKFDAFGLPFRGDAGVRQVNTQQESGGYAVVNGAVQLVNVRRDYNMTLPSFNLAADLTDTVVARISAAKTISRPGIGSLTPGGDVSVQGANRTFSTGNPDLDPTQSKNLDLSLEWYPSQGAILAVGVFYKKIDTFVATLRTQVPYNTLGLPDSLIAGTSASSTDIFDVTQPVNSNGGSLKGIELNWQQPLTFLPGAWRHLGYIVNFTHVGSDITYLTSTTPGAPTVNAPLVGLSKNAANATLYYETDRWSVRGSVAYRGGYLTQVPGNDGNAYHGTNSTVNVDAQASFNVRPNLKLSIEGVNLTDEFNDQYVGDSNRLNVYTHSGRTFFVGLRYNF, encoded by the coding sequence ATGACGTCTCGCGATACGTCGAATCTTCGCACCATCCTGCGCTGCGGCGCCTCAAGCCTGGCCGTGAGCCTGGCCGTCGCGGCCGGGGCCGCCCACGCCCAGGACGCCGCCCCGCCCGCGCTTTCCCAGGCGATCGAACCCGACAACGCCGTCGAGGAGGTGGTGGTCACCGGCTTCCGCGCGAGCCTGGCCAGCGCCATCAACGTCAAGCGCAACGCCTCGGGCGTGGTCGACGCCATCAAGGCCGAGGACATCGCCCAATTCCCCGACCTGAACCTGGCCGAGTCGCTGCAGCGCATCCCCGGCGTCGCGATCTCGCGGATCAACGGCGAGGGCCGGCAGATCTCAGTGCGCGGCCTGGGTTCGGAATATACCCGTGTGCGGATCAACGGCATGGAGGCGATCACCACCACCGGCGGCACCGCCAACAGCGGCGGCACCAACCGCGGCCGCGGCTTCGATTTCAACATCTTCGCCTCGGACCTGTTCAACAGCATCGCCGTGCGCAAGACCGCCTCGGCCGACGTCGAGGAAGGCTCGCTGGGCGCGACCGTCGACCTGAACACCGCCCGCCCCTTCGACTCCGGCAAGCCCCAGCTCGTGCTGTCAGCCCAGGCCAGCTACAACGACCTGGCCCGCAAGGCCGGCCCCCGCCTGTCGGCCCTGGCCAGCCGCACCTGGCGCGACGGCACGATCGGCGCCCTGGTGTCGGTGGCCTACGAGGATCGCCGCCTGCTCGAGGAAGGCGCCAACATCACGCGCTGGACCTATGGCGGCAGCAACGGCGGCTTCAACGCCGCCTCCACCCTGCCCGGCTACACCCTGGCCCAGATCAACGACACCAATCCGGCCACGGCGATCTATCACCCGCGGATCCCGGCCTATGTGAGCTACGACATCGAGTCCAAGCGCTTGGGGGCCAGCGGATCGCTGCAATGGAAGCCGACGGACAACACCACCGTGTCGCTGGACGCCCTCTATTCTTACCTGGCCGGCACCCGCAAGGAGGCCCAGTTGCAGGCGATCGGTCTGTCGCGCTCGGGGACCGGGAAGCCCCAGACTATCATCCGCGACGGCGTCGTCGACGCCAACCACAACCTGGTCTACGCCAGGCTCGACAACGTCGACCTGCGCACCCAGTCGGCCTATGACGAGCTGAACACCGAATTCAAGCAGTTCACCCTGTCGGCCGAGCACCGGTTCACCGACCGGTTTAAGGTCGGGGCCCTGGCCGGCTACGCGGACTCGACCTTCACCCAGCCGGTGTCGACGATCATCACCTTCGATCGGGCCAACAGCCAGGGCTATTCCTACGACTTCCGCGACCACCGCCTGCCGACCATCGGGCTGGGCTTCGACCCGACCAACCCGGTCAACTGGAGCGCCGTCAACGGCACGTCCGAGGTGCGCCTGCGGCCCCAGTTCGTCGAGAACCAGTTCACCAACGGCAAGCTGTTCGGCGCCTACGAGTTCAACGACCACCTGACGCTGAAGGCCGGGATCGACTTCCGCAAGTTCGAGTACGACAGCTACGGCCAGTATCGCACCAGCGAGACCGTCTCCCAGACCCTGACCCCGGCCCAGCTGGCCGCCGTGTCCAAGGTCTATTCCGGCTTCGGCCGCAACCTGGGCCTGCCGGACGGCAACGCCACGGCCTGGCTGGTTCCCGACATCGACGCCTACGCCAAGGCCTACGGCATCTACAGCAACACCGGCATCTACGCCCTGACCAACACCAACAACAGCTCGGCCCGCGGCCAGTACGGCACGGTCGAGGAAAAGGACGCCGGCGTCTATGCCGAGGCCGAGTTCAAGTTCGACGCCTTCGGCCTGCCCTTCCGCGGCGACGCCGGCGTGCGGCAGGTCAACACCCAGCAGGAATCCGGCGGTTATGCGGTCGTCAACGGCGCGGTGCAGCTGGTCAACGTGCGGCGCGACTACAACATGACCCTGCCATCGTTCAACCTGGCGGCGGACCTTACGGACACCGTCGTCGCCCGGATCAGCGCGGCGAAGACCATCTCGCGGCCCGGCATCGGCTCGCTGACGCCCGGCGGCGACGTCAGCGTCCAGGGCGCCAACCGCACCTTCTCGACCGGCAACCCGGACCTGGACCCGACCCAGTCCAAGAACCTGGACCTGTCGCTGGAATGGTATCCCAGCCAGGGCGCGATCCTGGCGGTGGGTGTCTTCTACAAGAAGATCGACACCTTCGTGGCCACGCTGCGCACCCAGGTTCCCTACAACACCCTGGGCTTGCCGGACTCGCTGATCGCCGGCACCAGCGCCTCGTCCACCGACATCTTCGACGTCACCCAGCCGGTCAATTCCAACGGCGGCAGTCTAAAGGGCATCGAGCTGAACTGGCAGCAGCCGCTGACCTTCCTGCCCGGCGCCTGGCGGCACTTGGGCTACATCGTCAACTTCACCCATGTCGGCTCGGACATCACCTACCTGACCTCGACGACGCCGGGCGCGCCCACGGTCAACGCGCCGCTGGTGGGCCTGTCGAAGAACGCCGCCAACGCCACGCTTTATTACGAGACCGATCGCTGGAGCGTCCGCGGCTCGGTGGCCTATCGCGGCGGCTACCTGACCCAGGTGCCGGGCAATGACGGCAACGCCTATCACGGGACCAATTCGACCGTGAACGTCGACGCCCAGGCCAGCTTCAACGTCCGCCCGAACCTCAAGCTGAGCATCGAGGGCGTGAACCTGACCGACGAGTTCAACGACCAGTATGTCGGCGATAGCAACCGGCTGAACGTCTACACCCACAGCGGCCGGACCTTCTTCGTCGGCCTTCGCTACAACTTCTAG
- a CDS encoding PAS domain-containing protein — protein MTSRRRFLRNASALLLATVAAPAMAAPATSLEITTPMAPPEWALLERALLRANAEACEAFFARYFDERGFLLAVERWGANDGPDDAIENVNDWPHLHALGASDRLLELSKKAYEGNVRQYTLAKTKAVPFAREGMYYKEFPVMTDWQHLSEGLSVFNLLGLSDPYDARYRDRVRRFSGFYMNEDPGAPNYDPQHRIIRSMITGSRGPMLRKATPLDWAGDPFEVGDFFMEHGERTYAETLHHYDEYTEVIGDGPLNLQVTSLVLNAYMLDHEPKYRDWLLGYVDAWVERAQANGGVLPSNIGLDGRIGGATGGKWWGGVYGWGFSPVVPQTGKREDRNRVPRAIVGFMNAYLLTGDDKYLEVWRRQADVINAQKKVIDGKVHTPRMYGDKGWYGYAPGDYRINGLEIWYLSMRASDRARAAEHPWLAFLDGKDPDFPVRILRKDLEQVRARAQAQRDDRSTPDTRLADAALDINPASANALIHLMQGGIHIARPPWSPTSPAQGGALLYARLRYFDPERRRAGVPEDVAALVETLSDEGASVILVNTNPVQARTVTVQGGGYGEHQVLSVAADDGAPVLVDASAFTVRLAAGAGARLVLKMKRHVNPPTLSFPWDRAI, from the coding sequence ATGACCAGCCGCCGCCGCTTTCTGCGCAACGCCTCCGCCTTGCTGCTGGCGACCGTCGCCGCGCCGGCGATGGCCGCGCCCGCGACCAGCCTGGAGATCACGACGCCGATGGCCCCGCCCGAATGGGCGCTGCTGGAGCGCGCGCTGCTGCGGGCCAACGCCGAGGCCTGCGAGGCCTTCTTCGCCCGCTATTTCGACGAGCGCGGCTTCCTGCTGGCGGTCGAGCGCTGGGGCGCCAACGACGGGCCCGACGACGCGATCGAGAACGTCAACGACTGGCCGCACCTGCACGCCCTGGGCGCCAGCGACCGGCTGCTGGAGCTGTCCAAGAAGGCCTACGAGGGCAATGTCCGCCAGTACACCCTGGCCAAGACCAAGGCCGTGCCGTTCGCGCGCGAAGGCATGTACTACAAGGAATTCCCGGTCATGACCGACTGGCAGCACCTGTCCGAGGGGCTGTCGGTGTTCAACCTGCTGGGGCTGTCCGATCCCTACGACGCTCGTTACCGCGATCGGGTCAGGCGGTTCTCCGGTTTCTACATGAACGAGGACCCCGGCGCGCCGAACTATGATCCCCAGCACAGGATCATCCGCAGCATGATCACCGGCAGCCGCGGTCCGATGCTGCGCAAGGCCACGCCGCTCGACTGGGCCGGCGACCCGTTCGAGGTCGGCGACTTCTTCATGGAGCACGGCGAGCGCACCTACGCGGAGACCCTGCACCACTACGACGAATACACCGAGGTGATCGGCGACGGGCCGCTGAACCTGCAGGTCACCAGCCTGGTGCTGAACGCCTACATGCTGGACCACGAGCCGAAATACCGCGACTGGCTGCTGGGCTATGTCGACGCCTGGGTCGAGCGGGCCCAGGCCAATGGCGGGGTTCTGCCCAGCAATATCGGCCTGGACGGCAGGATCGGCGGCGCGACCGGCGGCAAGTGGTGGGGCGGGGTCTATGGCTGGGGCTTCAGCCCGGTCGTGCCCCAGACCGGCAAGCGTGAGGACCGCAACCGGGTGCCGCGGGCCATCGTCGGCTTCATGAACGCCTACCTGCTGACCGGCGACGACAAGTACCTGGAGGTCTGGCGCCGGCAGGCCGACGTCATCAACGCCCAGAAGAAGGTCATCGACGGCAAGGTCCATACCCCGCGCATGTACGGGGACAAGGGCTGGTACGGCTATGCGCCCGGCGACTATCGCATCAACGGCCTGGAGATCTGGTACCTGTCGATGCGGGCCTCGGACCGGGCCCGGGCCGCCGAGCATCCGTGGCTGGCGTTCCTGGACGGCAAGGACCCGGACTTCCCCGTGAGGATCCTGCGCAAGGACCTGGAACAGGTGCGGGCCAGGGCTCAGGCCCAGCGCGACGACCGCTCCACGCCGGACACCCGGCTGGCCGACGCGGCCCTGGACATCAATCCCGCCAGCGCCAACGCCCTGATCCACCTGATGCAGGGCGGGATCCACATCGCCCGGCCGCCCTGGTCGCCGACCTCGCCGGCCCAGGGCGGGGCGCTGCTCTATGCCCGCCTGCGCTATTTCGACCCCGAGCGCCGCCGAGCCGGCGTTCCCGAGGACGTCGCCGCCTTGGTCGAGACCCTCAGCGACGAGGGGGCGAGCGTGATCCTGGTCAACACCAACCCGGTCCAGGCCCGGACCGTGACCGTGCAGGGCGGCGGTTATGGCGAGCACCAGGTGCTGAGCGTGGCGGCCGACGACGGAGCACCTGTGTTGGTCGACGCTTCGGCCTTCACCGTGCGGCTGGCGGCGGGAGCGGGGGCGCGGCTGGTGCTGAAGATGAAGCGCCACGTGAACCCGCCGACCCTGAGCTTTCCGTGGGATCGGGCGATCTGA
- a CDS encoding dihydrofolate reductase family protein, translating to MQASVFVGASVDGFIARPDGGLDWLPVGGGEPHGYDAFMATVDALVVGRNTYEIVLGFDAWPFGAKPVFVLSTGTLLPAPGGAVVERLSGAPAEIVSRLAARGVGHIYVDGGITIQRFLGAGLIQRLIITRVPVLLGQGIPLFGAVPDDIKLRHVATRSFASGLVQSEYHLGDAADQTPTALW from the coding sequence ATGCAGGCCTCGGTCTTTGTCGGCGCCAGCGTCGACGGCTTCATCGCCCGCCCTGACGGCGGCCTCGATTGGTTGCCTGTCGGCGGCGGCGAACCCCATGGCTACGACGCGTTCATGGCCACCGTCGATGCGCTGGTCGTTGGCCGGAACACCTACGAGATCGTCCTGGGCTTCGACGCCTGGCCCTTCGGCGCCAAACCGGTCTTCGTACTGAGCACCGGCACGCTCCTCCCCGCGCCGGGCGGCGCCGTCGTGGAGCGCCTGTCGGGAGCGCCGGCCGAGATCGTCTCGCGGCTCGCGGCGCGCGGCGTCGGTCACATCTATGTGGATGGCGGGATCACCATTCAGCGGTTTCTCGGAGCCGGACTCATCCAGCGTCTGATTATCACCCGCGTGCCCGTCCTGCTCGGCCAGGGCATCCCCCTGTTCGGCGCCGTGCCGGACGACATCAAGCTTCGGCACGTGGCGACCAGGAGCTTCGCCAGCGGCCTGGTTCAAAGCGAGTATCATCTGGGAGATGCGGCCGATCAGACCCCAACCGCGCTGTGGTGA
- a CDS encoding TetR/AcrR family transcriptional regulator, which produces MRVKTEEKRLAILEAAKGVFLERGYMAASMSEVAARVGGSKQTLYSYFASKEDLLVAVMLEKGARMIDPLFDRFHDNRDLPTGLSEFAIQFLRFMNDPEIVAFRRIIYAEGAKSDLGKLFFENGPKRGWTRMAADFSRAMDEGRMRQADPWRAVGHFFALCEAGPVQRLMEGAAASVDEADLVTSAEAAVDVFCRAYELKDVTSPDR; this is translated from the coding sequence ATGCGGGTTAAGACCGAAGAGAAACGACTGGCCATCCTGGAGGCCGCCAAGGGCGTGTTCCTCGAGCGCGGCTATATGGCCGCCAGCATGTCGGAGGTCGCGGCTCGGGTCGGGGGGTCCAAGCAGACGCTCTACAGCTACTTCGCCTCCAAAGAAGATCTTCTCGTCGCGGTCATGCTGGAGAAGGGGGCGAGGATGATCGATCCGCTGTTCGACCGCTTCCACGACAATCGGGATCTCCCTACCGGCCTGAGCGAGTTCGCGATCCAGTTCCTGCGCTTCATGAACGATCCGGAGATCGTCGCCTTCCGCCGGATCATCTATGCCGAGGGCGCCAAGTCCGACCTCGGCAAACTCTTCTTCGAGAACGGTCCCAAGCGGGGCTGGACGCGCATGGCGGCCGATTTCAGCCGCGCCATGGACGAGGGGCGCATGCGCCAGGCCGATCCCTGGAGGGCGGTGGGGCACTTCTTCGCCCTGTGTGAGGCCGGTCCGGTCCAGAGGCTCATGGAAGGAGCGGCGGCTTCTGTCGACGAGGCCGATCTGGTCACGTCGGCGGAGGCGGCCGTCGACGTGTTCTGCCGCGCCTATGAATTGAAGGACGTGACCTCGCCCGACCGGTGA
- a CDS encoding LysR substrate-binding domain-containing protein, with translation MFELSQLRCFVATAEELHFGRAAQRLNMTQPPLSRQVQLLERILGVTLLDRTSRSVRLTPAGRAFLLEARRILRLAESAALATRRIAVGDAGQIAIGFTAASGYNFLPSLVILSRARLPNADLTLREMVTREQVEALLTGRIDIGLVRPPMERAEFATARVLTEPLVAALPTGDPRLAKASLALADFDDAPLIMYSAEGAGYFHNMLTTLFDSNGVTPHYVQHVTQIHSMLALVHAGLGAALVPEAAMSLHFDDVQFRPVETTPDRPVELYMAWRKDNDSPILQSFIDLCMAEASPAETLVD, from the coding sequence ATGTTCGAACTGAGTCAGCTGCGCTGTTTCGTGGCCACGGCCGAGGAGCTGCATTTCGGCCGCGCCGCCCAGCGGCTGAACATGACCCAGCCACCGCTCAGCCGGCAGGTCCAGCTGCTGGAGCGCATCCTCGGCGTCACCCTGCTGGACCGCACCAGCCGCTCGGTGCGGCTGACGCCCGCCGGCCGCGCCTTCTTGCTGGAGGCCCGCCGGATCCTGCGCCTGGCCGAGAGCGCGGCCCTGGCCACCCGCCGCATCGCCGTGGGCGACGCCGGCCAGATCGCCATCGGCTTCACCGCCGCCTCCGGCTACAATTTCCTGCCCAGCCTAGTGATCCTGTCGCGGGCCCGGCTGCCCAACGCCGACCTGACCCTGCGCGAGATGGTCACCCGCGAGCAGGTTGAGGCCCTGCTGACCGGCCGCATCGACATCGGCCTGGTGCGCCCCCCGATGGAGCGCGCCGAGTTCGCCACCGCGCGCGTGCTGACCGAACCCCTGGTCGCGGCCCTGCCGACCGGCGACCCGCGCCTGGCCAAGGCGTCGCTGGCCCTGGCCGACTTCGACGACGCGCCGCTGATCATGTATTCGGCCGAAGGCGCGGGCTATTTCCACAACATGCTGACCACGCTGTTCGACTCTAACGGCGTGACGCCGCACTACGTCCAGCATGTCACTCAGATCCATTCGATGCTGGCCCTGGTCCATGCCGGCCTCGGCGCGGCCCTGGTGCCGGAAGCGGCCATGAGTCTGCATTTCGACGACGTGCAGTTCCGCCCGGTCGAGACCACGCCAGATCGTCCGGTCGAGCTCTACATGGCCTGGCGCAAGGACAATGATAGCCCGATCCTGCAGTCGTTCATCGACCTCTGCATGGCCGAGGCCTCGCCCGCCGAGACCCTCGTCGACTAA
- a CDS encoding MFS transporter: protein MSAQNADGAARRTRVRWLIILLLFIITTINYADRATFSIAGQSASKELGLDPVAMGYILSAFAWAYVLGQIPGGILLDRFGSKKIYTIALVTWSFFTALQGLAGIFTGLGAAVALFAMRFMVGVAEAPSFPANSRIVAAWFPGSERGTASAIFNAAQYFALVAFAPLMGWLVHQFGWHSVFFVMGAVGLVAAVVFVKFVHAPTEHPAINTAEFDYIEAGGGLVRMEDKAASNGAAFTWPNVRQVLTSRMLLGVYLGQYCINVLTYFFVTWFPIYLVKERGLSILQAGFTAAAPALCGFVGGLLGGIISDRLLKKTGSLDIARKTPLLVGMLLASLIIACNYVEQEWLVIVIMAVAFFGKGVASLGWAVVADTSPKEMAGVTGGIFNTFGNIAGIVTPIVIGYIVKGTGSFDGALIFVGVHCLITIAAYFLIVGKIQRLVLKPAA from the coding sequence ATGAGCGCGCAGAACGCCGACGGCGCCGCCAGAAGGACCCGTGTCCGCTGGCTGATCATCCTGCTGCTGTTCATCATCACCACGATCAACTATGCCGACCGCGCCACCTTTTCGATCGCCGGGCAGTCGGCGTCCAAGGAACTGGGCCTGGACCCGGTGGCCATGGGCTACATCCTGTCGGCCTTCGCCTGGGCCTATGTACTGGGCCAGATCCCGGGCGGGATCCTGCTCGACCGTTTCGGCTCCAAGAAAATCTACACCATCGCCCTGGTGACCTGGTCGTTCTTTACCGCCCTGCAGGGCCTGGCGGGGATCTTCACCGGCCTGGGCGCGGCCGTGGCGCTGTTCGCCATGCGCTTCATGGTCGGCGTCGCCGAGGCGCCGTCCTTTCCGGCCAATTCCCGCATCGTGGCCGCCTGGTTCCCGGGCTCGGAGCGCGGAACGGCCTCGGCGATCTTCAACGCCGCCCAGTACTTCGCCCTGGTCGCCTTCGCGCCGCTGATGGGCTGGCTGGTCCACCAGTTCGGCTGGCATTCGGTGTTCTTCGTGATGGGCGCGGTCGGCCTGGTGGCCGCCGTGGTGTTCGTCAAGTTCGTCCACGCCCCGACCGAGCACCCGGCGATCAACACCGCGGAGTTCGACTATATCGAGGCCGGCGGCGGCCTGGTCCGCATGGAGGACAAGGCCGCGAGCAACGGCGCGGCCTTCACCTGGCCCAATGTGCGCCAGGTGCTGACCAGCCGCATGCTGCTGGGCGTCTATCTGGGCCAGTACTGCATCAACGTACTGACCTATTTCTTCGTCACCTGGTTCCCGATCTATCTGGTCAAGGAGCGGGGACTGTCGATCCTGCAGGCCGGCTTCACCGCCGCGGCGCCCGCCCTGTGCGGCTTCGTCGGCGGGCTGCTGGGCGGGATCATCTCGGACCGCCTGCTGAAGAAGACCGGCTCGCTGGACATCGCCCGCAAGACGCCGCTGCTGGTGGGCATGCTGCTGGCCTCGCTGATCATCGCCTGCAACTATGTCGAACAGGAATGGCTGGTCATCGTGATCATGGCGGTCGCCTTCTTCGGCAAGGGCGTGGCCTCGCTGGGCTGGGCCGTGGTGGCCGACACCTCGCCCAAGGAGATGGCCGGGGTGACGGGCGGGATCTTCAACACCTTCGGCAACATTGCCGGCATCGTGACGCCGATCGTCATCGGCTACATCGTCAAGGGCACGGGGTCGTTCGACGGGGCGTTGATCTTCGTGGGCGTCCACTGCCTGATCACCATCGCCGCCTATTTCCTGATCGTCGGCAAGATCCAGCGCCTCGTGCTGAAGCCGGCGGCTTGA